CTGGAGAAATTAAAAACATCCAGTAAGTTTGGCGTATATGCTGTGGCAGGCAATTTTGACAGATGGTTCCCAAGCCATGAGGTATTCAAGGACCTTGGCATAAAACTACTGGACGGAGAATCGGCGGCATTGGATATCCGGGGTTCTCGAGTAATTATTACAGAAACCCATTACAACATTAATAAGCAAACGGGCTATAAGATATACCTGTGCCATTACCCTGATTTTATACCGGAAATAAGCCGGACCGGAGTGGATTTATATCTGTGCGGGCATACGCACGGCGGGCAGATAAGGATGCCGCTTTACGGCGCATTGATGACATTTTCCCGTTTGGGCAAACGTTATGAAATGGGCTATTACCGGGAAGGTAATATGGACGCCTACGTAACACGCGGAATCGGATTGGAGCCGGGCATACTGGCATCGGCCCGGTTCTTATGCCCGCCGGAAATAACGGTTATTGATATTGAGCCCAAGTGATTTTATAGCGGAAAATACTTGATTTTTTATATGCTTTTTCTATACTATATGCAGTAATTAGCGGCTTTGAAACATTCTATATTATAGAGACGAAAAGAGGATTTTTATGAAAAAAACATTCTTTATTCCCGTTGCAGGAATGATAGTTATTTCATTCTTCCTGGGCCTGACTCTCTGGGCGGGTAATCCGGCCAGCGATTTGCAGGACGGCATTAAGAAACCCGACCGTGAACTAGTAAAGAAAGCGGTAGAACAACTGGTGTTACAGAATGACACCAAGGCCTGCGACACCCTGATTAGTTCCGCGAATTCTACCGAAGACAGCGGCATCTACTGGATACTCTTGGAAGGACTTTCCCGCTTTACCAATACCGAGGTCATTTCCAAGTTAACGGGTTACATATTAGCCAACAAGTCCAAATCAATCGGCCGTGACTTACTCGGAGCGATGAAGAATAACCGCTCATCCAGCATTCTCCCACTGCTCAAGGAGGTCATTGAAAAAGGCACTTATGAGATGAGGATTGAATGCATTCATCAACTCAGCGCCATTACCACCAGGGAAGCATTAGAGGTGTTATGCGGATTCCTTAAAACACTTGACGAAAAGAATGATAAAGAACTGGTAAAGGAAGCTATTGCTTCGCTGAAGAGGATTACCGGCGTGGACCGCGGAAATTATCCGGCCTCCTGGCTGCAATGGTGGGAGGAAAACAAAAATAAGCAGCTAGGTGACATTATTAAGCCCAAGACCGCGGCGGGCGGCAGTATTGATAATGTAAGCGTATATCGCGATATGACCGGCGTGGAGGATTTACCCAAAGACAAGGTAATAGTAATCAGAAATGACTTGTGCGACGAAAAGGCCAAGGTCAGCGGGTTTGACGGTAACTACGACCATATCCAGGATATCCTGACCCGACTCGGCATTGCACATACGGTGGTCGGCAAATCAGAATTGGAAAAGGACTCATTTGATTGGGATAATGCCTGGGTGATACTCTTTAATTGTATGCTTTATAAGGAGCATTGCTGTAATCCCAAGCACAGGGCCGGGAAAACCAAGACCAGCGAACGGCTGGTTAATTGCGAAGGTGAGGGCGCGCACCAAAACCATAAACCCGAAGTGAGCGATAAAGTAATAAAGAAAATACAGAAATTCGTAGAAACCGGCGGATATCTGTTTACCGAAGACATGAATATCAACGAAATAATCGTGCGGGCATTTAAGGGAATAATAGCCTCTCCGAGATTTCTCCCCGCCAAAGATGTTCCGATATTGCCGGCGCCCGGGGCGGCATTACATCCATATCTGAAATACGTCTTTGAGGCAGCGCCTTCAGGTTCCAGCGATGCACCTGAGACATCGGAAGCAGAAAAATCGGGCGAAACCCGGTCAGTCAAACCGGGCGAATTCCGTATAGATGCCGAATGGAAGATTGACGAGGACAGCCCCGATATAAAGGTGCTGAAGAAGGACGTAACCGTCCTGATAATGAGCCCGAAACTGGTAACTAAATCTAATACCGACGGCGCGGTGGCGGTTACCTTCGGCGTATCGGGCAGCAATATCGTTACAACCGGCACTGAAAAGGGACCGTCTTATCAGGGAGGCGGCCGGGTTTTACATGTCATGAGCCATTTCGGCCATCAAAAATCCAAGGTGGACGAATTCGCCCTGCAAAATCTGATACTTAATTTCATAATGGAACTCAACCAGCGCAGGCCAAAAGGAAAAAAGTAGATTACCCTACAAGGAGAACACCACGATGCGAAAAGAATTCTTAATTCTGCTATCAGCTGTCATTTTTCTCTGTATGATATTCAACATCCCGCTGTCGGCAGGTAATCCGACACAGGACCTGCAAAGCGGCGTCCAGAAGAAAGACAGTTCAAAGGTAAAAAAGGCTGTCGAGGGATTGGTTTTACAGAATGACGTTAAGGCATGCAACACCCTGCTTGATGCCCTGACACCACAGCCTGATACCAATATCTATTGGCTGATTTTGGAAGGAATATCCCGTTTTAGTAATAGCGAGGCTATTTCCAAGATTACGAATTTTATCCTGAGTAAAAGGGATCAGGACGTCGGCCGCGACTTATTAGGGGCCATGAAAAGTAACCGTTCGCCTAATATCTTACCCCTGCTCAAAGAGGTTATGGAAAAAGCCCCTGAGGATTTAAAGACCGAGTGCCTCCATCAATTAGGCGGCATCCAAACCAAAGAGGCGTTAGAGGTGCTGTTTAACTTTCTCGAAACATTGGACGAGAAAAATGACAAGCTGTTAACAAAAGAAACTATCGGCGCGGTAAAAAGGATTACCGGTCTTGACAAAGGCAATTACCAGGCTTCCTGGCTGGCCTGGTGGAAGGAAAACAAAGACAAGCAAATAAGCGATATTATTAAGCCCAAAACCGCTGCCGGCGGCAATATTGACAACGTGTCACAGTACCGCGATATGACCGGCGTAGAGGATTTACCAAAAGAGAAGGTTTTTGTAGTCCGGAACGACCGGTGCGACAAACATTATCAAGGTGACCGCAATTATGATAAAATCCAGGATGTTTTAACCAAAATGGGAGTGGACCATACAGTGCTTGGTAAATCAGAATTAGAAAGCGATTCTTTTAACTGGAAAGAAGCCTGGGCGCTTGTATTCAATTGTAATTACTATAAAGATTTATGCTGTGGTAAAGGGTGTGGCAACAGCGGTCAAGCTGTGGGCGCGAGAGTCAATAGATGCGTCAAAAGTGACGATCCTAAGCATGACCATATGACCCATGATACGGAACTCAGCAAGAAGACTATTCAAAAGATTAAAGAATTCGTGGAATCCGGCGGCTATCTTTTTACTGAAGACTTGAATATCAGAGAAATAACCGGCCGCTCATTTAAGGGGGTAATTACAGACACCAAGGAGTATTCTGACCGGACGGTGCAGATACTGCCCGCGCCGGGAGCAGTATTACATCCGTACTTGAAATATGTATTTGAAGCGCCCCCTTCAAGTTCCAGCGATGCACCCGGAATGCCTGGCATGCCGCCGTCAGAAGAAAAATCAGGGGAAACCAGGTCTGTTAAACCAGGCGAATTTCGCATAGATTCCGAGTGGAAAATCGATAACGGCAGCCCCGACATTAAAATCTTAGGCAAAAACGTCACGGTTTTAATAATGAGCCCTAAACTGGTTGATAAATCACACCCGGAAGGCGCGGTAGCCGTTACCTGGGGTGTATCAGGTGAAAATATCGTATCAACTGATGGCAATAAAACCTCTTATTCGGGAGGCGGACGGGTTTTACATGTCATGAGCCATTTCGGGCATCAAAGATCTAAGATTGATGAGTTTGCCCTGCAAAACCTACTCTTAAATTTCCTGATTGAGCTCAACCAGCGTCGCCCAAAAAGCAAAAAATAGGATTATAATAAACATTGAGTTATCAAACCTGTTGGCAAGAAAAAGTAAAGAAGCTTCCCGAAGAAATATTCACTCGCTTTGAAAAAGTAAACAATCAGTCAACTCCAAAACGCGCTTTACTGGTTGGCAAAGGCATTGAATTGTTACTGCCCAACTTAAACAGATTCCTTGGCAAATCAGAATGGAAGCTCTTCATCAGCCAAGCCGAGGACGGATGTGTCCCGTGCTGTCGCGAAACAGGCATATCATCAGATAATTCAGAAACTCCGCCTGATAATTTAGTTTACCTTAAGGGCGGATCGGATAAATGCCTATCCTCTTTTCCGGCGGAAATATTTGATCTGGTGTTTTCCTTGTGGGATTTGCCCTCTCAAAGCCAAAGCAACATCTTTTATACGGACAATCTTTATCGCTTAGTGAAAAAAGGGGGCAAAGTCAGCGTTATTACCTATCTTGACGGCTCGCCTGAATTACCACTGGATGTTATAAAGAGAATAATCCGCCGGAAGAAATTACCGCTGAAAATATTTAAATCCGCCCTCCCGGATTCGACCGGAAACCTCAGGAAAATGCTTAATAAAACCGGCTTTGGTGACGTCCGCATATGGAAAAGCAGTATTGCCTGCGCTTATCAATCAGCGGAAGATCTACACAATGACATCTTCTCAGACGGCGAAGGAAATCTTTTTATGGCTGACACCACGGATGAACAACGCATTTTTGTAAAGGAAGAGTTTATCAAAGAAGCCAGCGCATATTCATTCCCGCTGGAAATAAGTTATGACTTTGCAGGCGGGGTAGGGGTTAAACCCTGAGAAGGTTTTAACAGCGAAACATTTACCTTACGGCTGATAACGGGCTGGCTGTCACAAAGCAGCTCAAAAACATACATGCCTTCGCTTTCAAAAACGATATTTTTCATGTCAAAGATAAATTCTATGGTGGCTAATGGATTAGGAAATTTAATCGGACCGGTTAGATTAAGGATGACCTTATTTGACTGCAGATGAGTACATTTTAGAGCCCCATCATATTGGCCGATACCCTCGGTAAGAACGCAATAAACATATAAAGTTTGATGCCGGCAGGGCAATTCAGCCGCGGCAATGTTGTTAAAGATGCCAATAACACTCTTTTTACCGGTCAGGCGGTCGTCAATAACGCCATCACAAATAACCATGGCCAGGGGAATTGGCTTGGGTTTCTGGGTGTTCATATCATTATTATATCAGAATTTTCTTGAACTACAAGTTTTGCATTATATATTACTTCCTATATTTACAGAAGGGAGATTTCAAATGATAACAGCCGGTATAGATATGGGCGCCAAAACCATTAAAGCGGTTTTAATCAAGGATAACAAGATAATCGCCAAAAGCCTGGGCTTAGGCGGTTTTGACCAGCGCGCCTCGGCAGAAAAGGTTTTCAACGAGGCATTATCGCAGGCGAAACTGTCCCGTAATGATATAGAGCATATCACGGTTACCGGCATCGGGCGCAAGGAAATTATTATGCATCCGCCCATTTCGGCTGACCGGGAAGTAACCGAGGTTACCGCCGCGGCAAAGGGCGGTACTTATTTATTCCCGCAGGTCAGAACCGTAATTGATGTCGGCGCTGAAGAAGGCCGGGCCATCCGCTGTGATTCAGCCGGCAAGGTAATTGACTTCGCGGTGAACGAGAAATGCGCCGCCGGCGCCGGCTCTTTTACCGAGGCCATGAGCCGGGCCCTGGAACTCCCTCTGGAACAAATCGGTGAAATATCCCTTACCTCTCAACAGGTCATCCCAATGAATGCCCAATGCGCGGTATTTGCCGAATCAGAAGTCGTCTCATTAGTCCACGCCAAGACACCCAAAGCGGATATTGCCCGGGCCGTCAATGATGCTATTGCCAGCCGAATCGCCTCTATGACCAGGCGGATTGGCATGGAAAAAGAGGTCCTGCTAATCGGCGGTGTGGCCAGGAATAAAGGGTTTGTCAAATCACTCAAGGACAATCTGCAGACTGAAATCATCACGACACCGGATACGGAGTTTGTCGGGGCTATCGGCGCGGCACTGATTGCGGAAAAATAGAGCCTGATTATTTTGCCTGATAACCGGAAATTTTCTGTATCCGCCGCTGGTGGCGTGGATTCCCGGTATCAAACGGAGTTTCCAGCCATATCTTTACTATTTCCCTGATATCATTTTCCTTAAGCGCCCGGGCGCCTAAGCATAAGATATTGGCATCGTTATGCTGCCGGGACATCTCGGCGGTAAATTTATCATATGGCGTAACTGCTCTAACACCTTTAATCTTATTGGCGGCAATACACATTCCCAACCCGGTGCCGCATATCAAAATGCCTTTTTGATATTCGCCTCCTGAAACAGATTCGGCCACCTTAAAGGCGAAATCAGGGTAGTCAACCGAATCTTCATTATTTGTTCCGAAATCGGTAAAAT
The genomic region above belongs to Planctomycetota bacterium and contains:
- a CDS encoding metallophosphoesterase: MGAFYKADLARAFIFSVIVLLVYFGAFRIVFRKFYLKRDIRHWGWIDRLIIGLAIAGVFCFTWGYFIEPNRIEVIHLTLKSDKIMMGNSIRLVHLSDLHIEEEGYRELTVPKLVERENPDLILLTGDYLNNHNSQEILRRFLEKLKTSSKFGVYAVAGNFDRWFPSHEVFKDLGIKLLDGESAALDIRGSRVIITETHYNINKQTGYKIYLCHYPDFIPEISRTGVDLYLCGHTHGGQIRMPLYGALMTFSRLGKRYEMGYYREGNMDAYVTRGIGLEPGILASARFLCPPEITVIDIEPK
- a CDS encoding HEAT repeat domain-containing protein, with the translated sequence MKKTFFIPVAGMIVISFFLGLTLWAGNPASDLQDGIKKPDRELVKKAVEQLVLQNDTKACDTLISSANSTEDSGIYWILLEGLSRFTNTEVISKLTGYILANKSKSIGRDLLGAMKNNRSSSILPLLKEVIEKGTYEMRIECIHQLSAITTREALEVLCGFLKTLDEKNDKELVKEAIASLKRITGVDRGNYPASWLQWWEENKNKQLGDIIKPKTAAGGSIDNVSVYRDMTGVEDLPKDKVIVIRNDLCDEKAKVSGFDGNYDHIQDILTRLGIAHTVVGKSELEKDSFDWDNAWVILFNCMLYKEHCCNPKHRAGKTKTSERLVNCEGEGAHQNHKPEVSDKVIKKIQKFVETGGYLFTEDMNINEIIVRAFKGIIASPRFLPAKDVPILPAPGAALHPYLKYVFEAAPSGSSDAPETSEAEKSGETRSVKPGEFRIDAEWKIDEDSPDIKVLKKDVTVLIMSPKLVTKSNTDGAVAVTFGVSGSNIVTTGTEKGPSYQGGGRVLHVMSHFGHQKSKVDEFALQNLILNFIMELNQRRPKGKK
- a CDS encoding CoA activase; the protein is MITAGIDMGAKTIKAVLIKDNKIIAKSLGLGGFDQRASAEKVFNEALSQAKLSRNDIEHITVTGIGRKEIIMHPPISADREVTEVTAAAKGGTYLFPQVRTVIDVGAEEGRAIRCDSAGKVIDFAVNEKCAAGAGSFTEAMSRALELPLEQIGEISLTSQQVIPMNAQCAVFAESEVVSLVHAKTPKADIARAVNDAIASRIASMTRRIGMEKEVLLIGGVARNKGFVKSLKDNLQTEIITTPDTEFVGAIGAALIAEK
- the rpiB gene encoding ribose 5-phosphate isomerase B, whose translation is MLNEIKNAGKIAVASDHAGYKTKEMVKGVLKQSGYDFTDFGTNNEDSVDYPDFAFKVAESVSGGEYQKGILICGTGLGMCIAANKIKGVRAVTPYDKFTAEMSRQHNDANILCLGARALKENDIREIVKIWLETPFDTGNPRHQRRIQKISGYQAK